A segment of the Aureliella helgolandensis genome:
CATGCTCGGCAACAACGAGACATTGAGACGCTGTTTCGAACAATGCGCCGTGAGACGCCATGGCTCGTGGAAACGGAGTTACCGGACTGGATTACGAATCAAATGCGAATAGAAGCAAAAAACAAAAAGGGAATCTCTCCAACTCCAAGACGCGAATAATCCGAGTTAATCCAAAAAAGTCGATGTTGGCTCATCGTGTTGCGAACATTCGACGAACCATCCGATGCAACCGAGCGGCGAAGTCGGGCGTTTTGAAGTGGATGATCATCCGTCGCCGCCGGCTGATCGGTAACGTTATCTAATCAAGAATCCATGACCGAAGAGATCAGAGTCTCCTACCGACTGAGCCTGTCCGAGTTCATGCGCGCGTGTGAAGCTCATTGGCGCGCGCAGCGACAGGGGACGGTATCAAACGCGATCGCCGGTGCGTTAGCGCTGGCGACTGGAATCGGCCTTTGGTTTTTCAACTGGTTTTGGCTAGCACTGACTCTTGCCATCCTAGGATGTGCCCTGCTAGGGCTGATTGGGATACGACAGGTTCTGTGGCGGAAGGCATTCCGAGATGCCCGTAAGTATCATGGTGAGATTTCCGTGTCCTTCTCCAACGATGGCGTGCATGTCGAGACGCTGGAAGGAAAATCGGATCTCAACTGGGGCTTCTTCTCGTGGTATCTTGATACGCCGGAACACGTCCTGCTATACATGACTAAGAGAACCTTTTCCGTAATTCCCAGATCGGCTTTCAGTGAAACCCGGACTGAGGACGCATTTCGGCTGCTGGTAACCTCGAAGCTCCCCGTGATCAGATAACCAAGGGTTGCATCCGAGCCGTAAATAGCGTGTTGGTTTTGCTTGCAAGTCAACTCACGGCCGGCTGAACCCTGGCCGTTATCCGCTTGAGTTCGCTGCTCACTGAGCCCCGACTGATGACATTTCCCCGTTTTGGTTTAAGACGCCTCTTTCTGTTGACACTCGCATGTGCTTGCTGTGCTGCGTTCACCACCTGGGTGATTACAGCACGCAAGTATGCAAGGCAGCAGGCAGGTCTTGGCATACAGAGCAAAATTGAGCACTGGCCGTATGTACTGCGCAATTTGCTAAAAGATGCCCCAAGTCTTGGAACGGGCGTTACACCCTGCGGATTGACTGCAGGATTTGACCAAAGCTCTATTTGGAGAGTAAACTCCAACGCTCCAATAATTGACTTCCTCAAATCTCAACAAAATCTTGAGATTACGGATCGATCACACTCTAAAGCAAATTACTTAATCAAAGCGTTGCCTGTCGAATGGCCGAAGCAAAACTGGAAATCCTCCACGTGGTATGCAACGCCCGGTTTTGGCACGCAGCATATTGAAGTTACTGACCTCTACTTGATGGCAATCGATTCTGACACGGGTGACGCGATCGTTTATCATGAAAATCATTTTTGAACTGAAATTGCGGATAACCAAGGGATGAACGAAAGTTCCGGTGGCTCGTTCACTTTGCACAAATACTCGCTCGCCGGAACTTCGTTATCCCCATCGTTGAACTAAACCGCTTCACTTTCAATTTTCTCGTAACTCTAAGCAGACTTCTTCTGCGTATCTCACGCGAGCTACTTCTCGCCTCTTGCTGGTGCGGTGCTTTGCATTGCGATGGCTCTGCACCGGCTACAGTCGCCTAGCTCGATGGCTTTGCCTGCTCGGCCGCGTGTTGACTTCGGCCAGTCCCAGCGGTGACGGTGCGATTGCATGGCCACTCCGACGAGTACGACTGAGTGGCATGAGCGAGGTAAGTGAGCTGCCTCCCCCCGTTCCGAATTTAACGATTATCCGACTTGCGCTTTCTGAAACCCCAATCATGCTGGGGATTAATGTCGCATTTCTGCGGCAAGTTTGACTTCCCGTTTTCAGTAAGGCTTCAGCGCAATGCCCAGCTCTTTTCGCAAGCATACTCT
Coding sequences within it:
- a CDS encoding YcxB family protein, whose protein sequence is MTEEIRVSYRLSLSEFMRACEAHWRAQRQGTVSNAIAGALALATGIGLWFFNWFWLALTLAILGCALLGLIGIRQVLWRKAFRDARKYHGEISVSFSNDGVHVETLEGKSDLNWGFFSWYLDTPEHVLLYMTKRTFSVIPRSAFSETRTEDAFRLLVTSKLPVIR